From one Triticum urartu cultivar G1812 chromosome 3, Tu2.1, whole genome shotgun sequence genomic stretch:
- the LOC125546535 gene encoding lysine--tRNA ligase-like has protein sequence MPPRGGDLGLGAGARRRRPVVPLLLLLAAAFLACSSADAGPHVLVIPTLSRALLTSDEIERRWRRRRGSTEIPTRSTTLLPSPLLEDEQRDRDTRAEVRAAAADDDGMDPTQYYHNRLGALAAQKAAGVNPYPHAFQPTVSVADYVHRYRGLADGEKLVDVTESLAGRIMSKRTSSSSLLFYDLHRGGAKVQVMADSGTSELETPEEFSAFHSGVKLGDVVDVRGFPGKSNRGELSIFPAQFIVLSPCLHMLPRQANRHRRTPPLPWAPVMPRNMESYALKDQETRYRRRYLDLMVNPEVRPVFTVRARVISFIRSFLDKRGFLEVDTPMMNVVAGGAAARPFFTHHNDLNMKLYMRIAPELYLKQLVGGGLDRVYEIGRQFRNEGIDTTHNPEFTTCEFYMAYADYNDLMEHTEEMLGGMVKELTGGYKVQYHANGADKPPIEIDFTPPFARINMIKGLEDMADLNIPEEDLSTDDANEYLMEACARYDITCPLPHTTARLLDTLVGHFLEETCVNPTFIINHPVIMSPLAKSHRDEARPGLTERFELFINKHEVCNAYMELNDPVVQRERFEEQLRDRQDGDDEAMAMDETFCTALEYGLPPTGGLGLGIDRLPVPGHEASRQLAV, from the exons ATGCCCCCACGGGGCGGCGACCTAGGGTTAGGAGcaggagctcgccgccgccgccccgtcgtgccgctgctgctgcttcttGCGGCCGCCTTTCTCGCGTGCTCGTCCGCGGACGCCGGGCCCCACGTGCTC GTCATCCCCACGCTGAGCAGAGCACTACTCACCAGTGACGAGATCGAACGCAGATGGAGGCGCAGGAGAGGGAGCACGGAGATCCCAACCAGGAGCACGACCCTCCTTCCGAGTCCCCTCCTGGAGGATGAGCAGCGAGACAGAGACACACGGGCAGAGGTCCGTGCTGCTGCTGCAGAC GACGACGGCATGGATCCCACCCAGTACTACCACAACAGGCTCGGCGCGCTCGCCGCGCAGAAGGCCGCCGGCGTCAACCCCTACCCGCACGCCTTCCAGCCCACCGTCTCCGTCGCCGACTACGTCCACAGGTACAGGGGCCTGGCCGACGGGGAGAAGCTGGTCGACGTCACCGAGTCCCTGGCCGGGAGGATAATGAGCAAGAGGACGTCGTCCTCCAGCCTCCTCTTCTACGACCTCCACCGCGGCGGCGCCAAGGTCCAGGTCATGGCAGACTCCGGGACCTCGGAGCTGGAGACTCCCGAGGAATTCTCCGCTTTCCACTCTGGCGTGAAGCTTGGCGACGTGGTCGACGTGCGTGGGTTCCCTGGTAAAAGCAACCGAGGCGAGCTCAGCATATTCCCTGCACAGTTCATCGTGCTCTCGCCCTGCCTGCACATGCTGCCGCGGCAGGCTAATAGGCACCGGCGCACGCCGCCGCTGCCGTGGGCGCCCGTCATGCCCAGGAACATGGAGAGCTACGCCCTCAAGGACCAGGAGACACGGTACCGCCGACGGTACCTCGATCTCATGGTGAACCCTGAGGTGAGGCCCGTCTTCACGGTGCGAGCCAGAGTCATCTCCTTCATCCGGAGCTTCCTTGACAAGCGTGGGTTTTTGGAGGTGGACACCCCGATGATGAACGTGGTTGCCGGTGGCGCCGCCGCCAGGCCGTTCTTCACGCACCACAACGACCTGAACATGAAGTTGTACATGCGCATCGCGCCAGAGCTCTACCTGAAGCAGCTCGTCGGCGGCGGACTGGACCGCGTGTACGAGATCGGGAGGCAGTTCAGGAACGAAGGCATCGACACGACGCACAACCCCGAGTTCACGACGTGCGAGTTCTACATGGCCTATGCGGACTACAACGACCTGATGGAGCACACGGAGGAGATGCTGGGCGGCATGGTGAAGGAGCTCACGGGCGGCTACAAGGTACAGTACCACGCCAACGGCGCCGACAAGCCGCCTATCGAGATCGATTTTACTCCTCCATTCGCGCGGATCAACATGATCAAGGGACTGGAGGACATGGCCGATCTCAACATACCGGAGGAGGATCTGTCGACCGATGATGCCAACGAGTACTTGATGGAGGCTTGTGCCAGGTACGACATTACGTGCCCGCTTCCACACACGACGGCACGGCTGCTGGACACGCTTGTCGGGCACTTCCTGGAGGAGACATGCGTGAACCCGACGTTCATCATCAACCATCCGGTGATCATGAGCCCACTCGCAAAGTCACACAGGGACGAAGCCCGGCCTGGACTGACTGAAAGGTTTGAGCTGTTCATCAACAAGCATGAGGTGTGCAACGCCTACATGGAGCTGAATGACCCCGTCGTGCAGAGGGAGCGGTTTGAGGAGCAGCTCAGGGATCGTCAGGACGGTGACGATGAAGCGATGGCCATGGACGAAACCTTCTGCACTGCCCTTGAGTATGGCCTGCCGCCGACCGGAGGCTTAGGTCTGGGGATTGATCGCCTTCCTGTTCCTGGCCATGAAGCCTCAAGACAGCTAGCTGTTTGA